A genomic stretch from Helianthus annuus cultivar XRQ/B chromosome 1, HanXRQr2.0-SUNRISE, whole genome shotgun sequence includes:
- the LOC110937061 gene encoding gamma-interferon-responsive lysosomal thiol protein, translating to MEAHLHRSKNVIVLLVLSVSLAATLVQSSATPVAGEKVKLALYYEALCPGCTYFILNDLSKIFDNGLIDIVDLKLSPYGNAKISSNGTIVCQHGEWECKLNTVGACAINTWPNVNDHFKFIHCVESLSDDGKYREWKTCFKKLKLDPKQVTECFTGELGHKLELQYADEIGALKPPHEYVPWVVVDGKPLKEDFANFVSYVCKAYKGSKVPQACRGLSLKKDSAKPFNNVCYKEDNNAKSKVLESM from the exons aTGGAGGCCCATCTTCACCGATCAAAAAATGTTATTGTTCTTCTTGTTCTAAGCGTCTCTTTAGCTGCAACTCTAGTGCAGTCATCTGCAACGCCGGTCGCTGGAGAGAAAGTGAAGCTGGCTTTATACTACGAAGCTCTATGTCCCGGCTGTACATATTTTATTCTCAACGATCTATCCAAGATATTCGATAACGGGCTGATTGATATCGTTGATCTCAAGCTAAGTCCCTATGGAAATGCTAAGATTAGTTCCAATGGCACCATTGTCTGTCAG CATGGTGAATGGGAATGCAAGCTAAATACCGTCGGGGCCTGTGCAATCAATACATGGCCTAATGTG AATGACCACTTCAAATTTATCCATTGTGTGGAGAGTTTAAGTGATGATGGCAAGTATAGAGAGTGGAAAACTTGTTTTAAGAAATTAAAGTTAGACCCAAAACAAGTTACTGAATGCTTCACCGGTGAGCTTGGTCACAAG CTCGAGCTACAATATGCGGATGAAATAGGCGCTCTTAAACCTCCCCATGAGTATGTGCCATGGGTCGTAGTGGACGGGAAACCACTCAAAGAG GATTTTGCAAATTTTGTGAGCTATGTGTGTAAAGCTTATAAAGGATCTAAGGTTCCCCAAGCTTGCCGTGGGTTATCTCTCAAGAAAGACAGTGCAAAACCTTTCAATAATGTGTGCTACAAAGAAGACAACAATGCTAAGTCAAAGGTTTTGGAATCTATGTAA